AAGAGTCATGAGATACTCGATTGAACTGCCCATTCATTCATTTAGTAAAACTATATTTCAACTATATCCACCTTTTTTCGGCGTCACTCAGGGTTCATTGATCATTTCTTAATCAAGTTTTCCAAAATAAAGATAATGTATAGGTAAGTATGATATACTTAATATTCACTGTGGTGAATTAAAATCAATTTAcatttttcttaatttctcataTATGATTTTACTTCGTTTTTCttgttaataatatatcaataatgttaaatatttattttgtaatatattttttaacttttccgATAATTTATGTCGTGACTTGAATGTATGATCATGAAATGTGACATAGAGTCGATTCCACAAAAATTACaatatgttataaaaataatatataattattgctCTCAAACCATAACAATCTTATTTGTTGCATAGTTAATTTTCAAAACCCTTccttttatattgtatttcatttttaaattgtaactaaaaaaactaattaattttttatacaGATTTGTTGGACTTTATTAATCGACTTCTAAATATTGTAGATTATATTTCTacgttaattttatttaaatacttataTTTATACTTAAAATAACAGATTTaaatatgaaaaattaaaatgttGATACGAAATATATTACGAAGCGTATGCAAAAATTTTCGAATATCAAAACATACTAACTTTTGTATAAATGCagcattatatatatagatttgTATTTACttacatatttatttttaaacattatacatcTATTTATTTGCAAACATGTATCATCAATGCAACACTGACGACTTtgcatataaaaataattaatttatcatCACTTTTATGTTAAAAAAATGCAAACGAACGCTACAATTTGAGACTATTTAAACGTATAGATACTATGATCGTAAAGGAACTACAGGAAGAACTGAAAATAAAATGATCGTTCTGTAAATAAATATGCGgacatttattattatctttataaTAGTTCTATAAAAACATTCTTCCTTAtcgtaaaataatttttatggtACAGTATTTCTGTAattaagtttaaataaatcaatGTCGTTTAATATGTTGTAGGTACAAAATAAATTTCGTATAAAAATTATGTGACACGGAGGACCATAAATTTTTGCGGAACTGGATTTTGTTACATTATGAATTTAAGAGATGCGACATTCGAATTTCACTTCtcatttcgtttttttttaatatttaaagataaatttatctagctaatatatatattagatgttttatattattttaataatttgttgAATTTGTCTTCAAATGCTGTATCAAATAATTTAACAAAACTGTCATAATTCGACTTAAAAAACAAAATTTGAGTATTGCATCTCTTAAATGCAATATAATGTAAAAACAATATGTATATTGTAttcatgtatgtatatgtatcttATTCGTATCTATTGTACAATAATTCATTTATAATGGAGTTTCACTTACCAGTTAGGAAAGTCTGTTTCAACCAAATTTCGTGCAAAGTTTGGTATTGTATCTTGCGTGCAAATGCAAATTGATGTCAATTTGGTGCCAGTCTCTACTTAAAGCAGTGTACGGTTCTTATTTGGTATGAATTTGGTATCGTCTAATTTTAAACTCGGGTATTATTATCGAAATATGTATTGCAAAAAGCTTAAAACGTTAGAATTCGAATAAGattatacaaaaatttatttcgaaTGTAAAAATATCGATAACAAAGATGAAAAAGAAGACAAAAATTTGTACAATATTCGGGGAGTCGAAACAGAGTCCGCAAGAGTATGAGTCCAACACTCTACCACTTCATCTACATTTTCTTGTTGGCACCGTTTACATAACTGTAATAGTACGCGCGCGAAcaggtaaaaaaaaaagaaatcttaAATATCTTCAAAACAGAGGCCCAGTTTGATAAACCCCACATATTCCATCTACTGTGGTTTCAAAATGCATGACCTAACCCTTGCCTTTTTTAGCTATCGTTACCAGATTTCGCCTAGGTTTAGTATGCATTTGGCAACATCAAACTTTGGTGCCAAATTTATATCAAATAGGAACCGAACCGCGCTTTCAGCAGAGTCTTAGTATCAAATTGGCATCAATTTGTTCGCAAACATTACACAATATGTATTTTGTCGAAGCTGGCTTGGCTAACTGGGTAGTAACGATATGGTTTCTTTATGGAAAGAATTGAACAGTTTTAGAGCAAGGAAAAGGAGAGGACTGAACATAAAGGAAAATCAGTGGGTGCAGCACGTCACGGAGTTGCTCATAGGAAGGAAAAGGAAAAAACAGGAGCGAGATCTAACGAGGAAGTAGAGGAAGGGAGAGTAATCTCGCTAAGAAAAGATGAAACGAGGACTTCAGAATGAGAAGAGGAGTTTAGTATGGAGGAGATGAGACTAGAGAAGaaataaaatgcagacggactAATTACTGAATTTTTCTGGGAGTAAGTTTCTTCTGCGTAAGAAGTGAACCAAGATACTAAATAGTATTTGGAGAAAGAAAAGTTTAGCGAAAGAATGGAGTAAGGCAATAATTTGCTTAATATTTAAAGCAGGGGAAAAACGAGAAAGTAAAAAACTACCGCGAAGTAAAAACTACAAGACAAACTAAAATTCAACAAATGGccggaaagaaagaaaatgcTTGGAAGAAATTAACAAAAAGAGGTACAAGaagattatacatttattttaaaCGCAACAGAATATTCAGGAAAAGTGGGTGAAAATAAAGATTTCTACGTATTGTTCATAATATAAGGAGAGGAAGCAGGAAGCATACTGGAGAGATAAAAAGATTAAAGAGAATGTATGGAAAAATCAACGAAAAAATGTTGGAATGGTTAAAGAAAATGGAAAGAGGCAACAGGCTAGGAGAAAAGGTGGAGGAAATATTAACACTTTCACAACCGCATATTATTAAGAAAAGTTTTGCAAATGGCTTGCCACTGGTACCACGTGGGAGTCACCGGCAAATAGCGACTGGCCTATCAATGGTACCACGTGAGTGTCACCGGCAAATAACGACTGGTCTACCAATGACCCCACATGAGTGTCACCGGCATACAACGACTGGCCTGCCCATGACACCACAGTGGTGTCAGCGGTTGTGAAAGTGTTAAGGGAAAGCTCAATTCCAAAACATGTGAATATTCTGTGAGGTACGAGAAAAAAATAGGAAAGTCGAGAATATGAAAAGATGGACACTAGGAGTGGATGAATGGCAAAAAGCAATGGAGTAAAtgaaagagcaacaagagaaatTTACAGGAATATAATGTACACATATCCAAAAACATATCAAAACTTATTCCAATTACTTTGTACACTATACATTTAGGTACAAACTACTGTACATAGAGTACTATAAATGAGAAAACTTTCTATTGTTTTCAATAACTGTCTTAcagaatataaaattattatctgATACAAAATCAgcaataacaatatttaatcCACCTCGGCCAGGTCGCTTCTGACTTATCCAAGATAAAATCGTTTTTTGACACGAAGCTACCAAATTCCTCTGTAACGTACCACATAAATGCTTTAATACATATTGAATGTCTGGAGTTAAAATACATTGTGATATGAAAGCAATTTGGAATGATCTCGCTTCAAGTTcaagatttaaaaaatctacAAGTTCACTAACACGAACAGTGTTAGGCCAAGGTGTTTTCCATAATCCACTGGGCCACAAGTTTGAATAGTTTTGCGCAAAACTATTTCTATAAATAACAATTACTTGATACCTTTCTGAATTAAGCCAATTAAGTGTTATGTGATCAAAGCTAGAAGCAAGTGGACACAACTTTCTTTGAAACACATGGAGAATTGTGTCAACAAGATGGCGATGATTTACTTCTGAGAACGAATAGAAGTGTTGAAAATCTATGATTAGAATTTCATTCTTGTGGGAAGATAGCCATTCCGTTATTTCTTGTAATGGTTGGTATATTGTTGATCCATATAAGCCATGCACGAAATAAATATCTCCATTCGTTGGTTTTGTTGCAACACGAAAATCTAAGTATCGGATTCCTCCATTGAGCTGATCCTTGATATTGTCGTGTTGCGTAATAGACCAATTAAAAATAATGGGTTTTGAAACG
This window of the Megalopta genalis isolate 19385.01 unplaced genomic scaffold, iyMegGena1_principal scaffold0026, whole genome shotgun sequence genome carries:
- the LOC117217632 gene encoding PI-PLC X domain-containing protein 2 isoform X1 — translated: MDKQTDSNKELEYWMTQLPAAIKNVSIIQLAIPGSHNTMTYTINRRNDVGPDAPNYVRALGRYCSLVSKPIIFNWSITQHDNIKDQLNGGIRYLDFRVATKPTNGDIYFVHGLYGSTIYQPLQEITEWLSSHKNEILIIDFQHFYSFSEVNHRHLVDTILHVFQRKLCPLASSFDHITLNWLNSERYQVIVIYRNSFAQNYSNLWPSGLWKTPWPNTVRVSELVDFLNLELEARSFQIAFISQCILTPDIQYVLKHLCGTLQRNLVASCQKTILSWISQKRPGRGGLNIVIADFVSDNNFIFCKTVIENNRKFSHL
- the LOC117217632 gene encoding PI-PLC X domain-containing protein 2 isoform X2 codes for the protein MTYTINRRNDVGPDAPNYVRALGRYCSLVSKPIIFNWSITQHDNIKDQLNGGIRYLDFRVATKPTNGDIYFVHGLYGSTIYQPLQEITEWLSSHKNEILIIDFQHFYSFSEVNHRHLVDTILHVFQRKLCPLASSFDHITLNWLNSERYQVIVIYRNSFAQNYSNLWPSGLWKTPWPNTVRVSELVDFLNLELEARSFQIAFISQCILTPDIQYVLKHLCGTLQRNLVASCQKTILSWISQKRPGRGGLNIVIADFVSDNNFIFCKTVIENNRKFSHL